A window from Prinia subflava isolate CZ2003 ecotype Zambia chromosome Z, Cam_Psub_1.2, whole genome shotgun sequence encodes these proteins:
- the OSTF1 gene encoding osteoclast-stimulating factor 1, with product MSKPPPKPAKPGQVKVFRALYTFEPRTPDELYFEEGDIIYISDMSDTNWWKGTCKGRTGLIPSNYVAEQAESIDNPLHEAAKRGNLSWLRECLDNRVGVNGLDKAGNTALYWACHGGHKDVVDVLLTQANLELNQQNKLGDTALHAAAWKGYADIVEMLLEKGARTDLKNNEKKLALDMATNAACASLLKKKQSAGTVRTLSNAEEYLDDEDSD from the exons ggCAGGTTAAAGTATTCAGGGCCCTGTATACGTTTGAGCCCAGAACA ccagaTGAGCTGTACTTTGAAGAAGGAGATATCATTTACATCTCAGATATG AGTGATACAAATTGGTGGAAAGGAACTTGCAAAGGGAGAACTGGACTAATTCCAAGTAACTACG TGGCAGAGCAAGCAGAGTCTATTGACAATCCACTGCATGAAGCTGCCAAACGAG gcaaTCTGAGCTGGTTGAGAGAGTGTTTGGATAATCGAGTTGGTGTCAATGGCTTAGACAAAGCTGGAAACACAGCTCTATATTGGGCATGCCATGGAGGCCATAAAG ATGTAGTAGATGTCCTGCTTACCCAGGCTAACCTAGAGTTAAACCAACAG AACAAATTGGGAGACACAGCTTTGCATGCTGCTGCATGGAAAGGTTATGCAGATATTGTAGagatgctgctggaaaagg gggcaagaacagatctgaaaaaCAACGAGAAGAAACTGGCTTTAGATATGGCAACAAACGCAGCTTGTGCTTCCTTGCTTAAGAAGAAACAGAGTGCAG gTACAGTCCGAACATTGAGTAATGCTGAGGAATACCTTGATGATGAAGACTCCGACTAG